From a single Carassius gibelio isolate Cgi1373 ecotype wild population from Czech Republic chromosome A18, carGib1.2-hapl.c, whole genome shotgun sequence genomic region:
- the fam174b gene encoding membrane protein FAM174B, whose product MWLYTLAIALIVFAHEVNGESHPSWATQLSSTLPPQEEHPSDNATDAAAGSRISTILRDLPTIKSISIVIFVLTTLLITCLVIKLFRSTKKIRKMRKYDIITTPTKRVEMTPLNEEYYEEDDSSLFDVKYR is encoded by the exons ATGTGGCTATATACTTTGGCCATTGCTCTCATTGTCTTTGCGCATGAGGTGAACGGAGAGTCACATCCATCCTGGGCGACGCAGCTCAGTTCAACATTACCGCCTCAAGAAGAACACCCATCAGATAATGCAACAGATGCAGCGGCTGGATCTCGAATTTCTACCATTTTAAGGGATCTTCCTACCATCAAAAGCATTTCGATTGTCATATTTGTATTAACAACCTTGCTAATCACGTGCCTTGTCATAAAACTATTCAG ATCGACAAAGAAGATCAGAAAAATGCGCAAGTATGACATCATCACAACTCCCACCAAGCGTGTTGAGATGACGCCTTTAAATGAAGAATATTACGAAGAAGACGACTCGAGCCTGTTCGATGTCAAGTACAG GTGA
- the st8sia2 gene encoding alpha-2,8-sialyltransferase 8B, with product MSFEFRILMFGIGTALVIFVIIADISEVEEEIANIEDSQKFHIKSFVLQSNRNSVLNAAPTSLVTYKKSKVSSSLIPLPGIKSKTSNSSSPEWTFNRTLTNLIRKNILRFLDAERDISILKSTFKPGDVIHYIFDRQSTTNISDNLYHLLPTVSPMKNRHYKQCAIVGNSGILLNSSCGREIDSHDFVIRCNLAPVEEYAADVGLRTSLVTMNPSVVQRAFQDLNSEEWVQRFVRRLQSLSGSVLWIPAFMAKGGEERVEWAIRLILLHTVNVRTAFPSLRLLHAVRGYWLTNHVQIKRPTTGLLMYTMATRFCDEIHLYGFWPFAHDPDGKPVKYHYYDTLTYHYTSSASPHTMPLEFRTLSALHRRGALRLHTGPCKLPT from the exons ATGTCTTTTGAATTCCGAATACTGATGTTTGGAATCGGGACAGCCTTGGTTATATTTGTGATTATAGCTGATATATCGGAAGTGGAGGAAGAAATCGC GAACATTGAGGATTCACAGAAGTTTCACATAAAAAGCTTTGTCCTTCAGTCTAACAG AAATTCAGTCCTGAATGCTGCTCCTACTTCACTAGTCACCTATAAAAAGAGCAAAGTCTCTTCTTCTCTAATTCCACTGCCAGGCATAAAGAGCAAAACCAGCAATTCATCCTCGCCTGAATGGACTTTCAACAGAACCTTGACTAACCTCATCAG AAAAAACATTTTGAGGTTCCTGGATGCTGAGAGGGACATCTCAATTCTTAAGAGCACCTTTAAACCCGGGGATGTAATTCATTATATATTTGACCGCCAGAGCACCACAAACATCTCTGATAACTTGTACCACCTTTTGCCGACGGTGTCTCCAATGAAGAACCGACATTACAAACAATGTGCCATCGTAGGGAACTCTGGGATATTACTGAATAGCAGCTGCGGCAGAGAGATTGATTCACACGACTTTGTCATTAG GTGTAACTTGGCTCCAGTGGAGGAGTATGCAGCTGATGTGGGCCTGCGCACCAGTCTGGTGACTATGAACCCTTCTGTGGTGCAGCGTGCTTTTCAGGACCTGAACAGTGAGGAGTGGGTGCAGCGCTTTGTCCGCAGGCTGCAGAGCCTCAGCGGCAGTGTGCTGTGGATCCCTGCTTTCATGGCTAAAGGAGGAGAGGAGCGAGTGGAGTGGGCCATCCGCCTCATTCTTCTGCATACTGTGAACGTCCGCACCGCCTTCCCCTCCCTGCGTCTGCTCCATGCTGTCAGGGG GTACTGGCTGACCAATCATGTCCAGATCAAAAGACCCACCACCGGACTCCTGATGTACACCATGGCTACGCGCTTTTGTGACGAGATCCACTTGTACGGCTTCTGGCCTTTCGCTCATGATCCTGACGGCAAACCGGTCAAGTACCACTACTACGACACGCTAACTTACCACTACACATCTAGTGCCAGTCCACACACAATGCCTTTGGAATTTCGAACTTTAAGTGCCCTTCACAGACGGGGGGCGCTGCGGCTGCACACGGGACCCTGTAAACTTCCAACATGA